From a region of the Oryza sativa Japonica Group chromosome 6, ASM3414082v1 genome:
- the LOC4340839 gene encoding uncharacterized CRM domain-containing protein At3g25440, chloroplastic has product MASLAPCLLRRRPLRSAAAAALVHPSGSWMRPRGAGSSPRPPGASPLFEPPRVVSERWMDGRGWWFRFRQPVRHGSTAVTLDTGGGFARFSVGGDAGTKQGAGRKGQPPAKAAKKKMSRKAKVNQLKWYRLKAKKKMKSPNPEVRIRYKLEKAKRKEEWLIEKLRKYEVPRSPEPVHDPEILTEEEKFYLKRTGEKKKNYVPVGRRGVFGGVVLNMHLHWKKHETVKVICKPCRPGQVYEYAEELTRLSKGTVIDIKPNNTIIFYRGKNYVQPKVMSPPDTLSKQKALEKYRYEQSLEHTSQFIEKLEKELEDYQKHVALFKNRGETLETISSEETNVDDLTSSSDTE; this is encoded by the exons ATGGCGTCGCTCGCGCCctgtctcctccgccgccgacccctccgctccgccgccgccgcggctctaGTCCATCCAAG CGGATCCTGGATGCGGCCGCGCGGTGCGGGTTCTTCCCCGCGTCCTCCGGGCGCGTCGCCGTTGTTCGAGCCTCCCCGCGTGGTGTCCGAGCGTTGGATGGACGGGCGAGGATGGTGGTTCCGGTTCCGCCAGCCCGTGCGGCACGGGAGCACGGCGGTCACGCTGGACACGGGCGGTGGATTCGCCAGGTtctccgtcggcggcgacgcgggcacGAAGCAGGGGGCCGGCCGGAAGGGGCAGCctccggcgaaggcggcgaagaagaagatgtcgaggAAGGCCAAGGTTAACCAGCTGAAGTGGTACCGCCTCAAGGCCAAGAAGAAGATGAAATCGCCCAATCCTGAAGTCAGGATTAGATACAAACTCGAGAAG GCGAAGAGGAAAGAAGAATGGCTGATTGAGAAGCTGAGGAAGTATGAGGTCCCGAGATCTCCGGAGCCGGTTCATGACCCTGAGATTCTAACCGAGGAGGAGAAATTTTACCTCAAACGAACTGGCGAGAAGAAAAAGAACTATGTTCCTGTTGGAAGGAGAGGGGTGTTTGGCGGCGTGGTTCTTAACATGCACCTTCATTGGAAGAAACATGAGACTGTGAAGGTGATCTGCAAACCTTGTCGGCCTGGCCAGGTCTATGAGTACGCCGAGGAGCTGACCCGGCTGAGCAAAGGCACGGTCATTGATATCAAACCCAACAATACCATTATCTTTTATCGTGGAAAGAACTATGTGCAGCCAAAGGTTATGTCACCTCCAGACACTCTCTCAAAGCAGAAG GCCCTCGAGAAATATAGGTATGAACAATCCCTTGAACATACCAGTCAATTTATTGAGAAGCTAGAGAAGGAGCTTGAAGATTACCAGAAGCATGTTGCTTTATTCAAGAACCGTGGGGAAACTTTAGAAACAATCAGCAGCGAAGAAACTAATGTTGATGACCTTACAAGTAGCTCAGATACTGAATGA
- the LOC4340840 gene encoding aspartyl protease family protein At5g10770 yields MEVLLPLLLACSLLFTIATPIRDITDVCASQISDFQHLNSSGLHLTLHHPQSPCSPAPLPSDLPFSAVVTHDDARIAHLASRLANNHPTSPSSSSLLHGHRKKKAGGVGGSQASSSSVPLTPGASVAVGNYVTRLGLGTPATSYVMVVDTGSSLTWLQCSPCSVSCHRQAGPVFDPRASGTYAAVQCSSSECGELQAATLNPSACSVSNVCIYQASYGDSSYSVGYLSKDTVSFGSGSFPGFYYGCGQDNEGLFGRSAGLIGLAKNKLSLLYQLAPSLGYAFSYCLPTSSAAAGYLSIGSYNPGQYSYTPMASSSLDASLYFVTLSGISVAGAPLAVPPSEYRSLPTIIDSGTVITRLPPNVYTALSRAVAAAMASAAPRAPTYSILDTCFRGSAAGLRVPRVDMAFAGGATLALSPGNVLIDVDDSTTCLAFAPTGGTAIIGNTQQQTFSVVYDVAQSRIGFAAGGCS; encoded by the exons ATGGAGGtgcttcttccccttctccttgCCTGCTCTCTCCTCTTCACCATTGCAACCCCTATCAGAGACATCACCGACGTTTGTGCCTCACAGATCAGTG ATTTCCAGCACCTGAACAGCTCCGGACTGCACCTGACGCTGCACCACCCGCAGAGCCcctgctcgccggcgccgctcccctCCGACCTCCCCTTCTCCGCCGTCGTCACCCACGACGACGCCCGCATCGCCCACCTCGCCTCGCGCCTCGCCAACAACCACCcgacatcgccgtcgtcatcgtctcTCCTCCACGGCCACCGCAAGAAGaaggccggcggcgtcggcggctcgcaggcgtcgtcgtcgtccgtgcCGCTGACGCCGGGCGCGTCGGTGGCCGTCGGCAACTACGTGACCCGCCTGGGCCTCGGCACGCCGGCGACCTCCTACGTGATGGTGGTCGACACGGGGTCGTCGCTCACCTGGCTGCAGTGCTCCCCGTGCTCGGTGTCGTGCCACCGGCAGGCCGGCCCGGTGTTCGACCCGCGCGCGTCGGGCACGTACGCCGCCGTGCAGTGCTCCTCGTCGGAGTGCGGCGAGCTCCAGGCCGCCACGCTCAACCCCTCCGCCTGCTCCGTCTCCAACGTCTGCATCTACCAGGCCAGCTACGGCGACAGCTCCTACTCCGTCGGCTACCTCAGCAAGGACACCGTCTCCTTCGGCTCCGGCAGCTTCCCGGGCTTCTACTACGGCTGCGGCCAAGACAACGAGGGCCTCTTCGGCCGCTCCGCGGGGCTCATCGGCCTCGCCAAGAACAAGCTCTCGCTGCTCTACCAGCTCGCCCCGAGCCTCGGCTACGCCTTCTCCTACTGCCTCccgacctcgtcggcggcggcgggctacCTCTCCATCGGCTCGTACAACCCCGGCCAGTACTCGTACACGCCCATGGCGTCCAGCTCCCTCGACGCCTCGCTCTACTTCGTCACCCTGTCGGGGATCTCGGTCGCCGgggcgccgctcgccgtgccGCCGTCGGAGTACCGCAGCCTGCCGACGATCATCGACTCCGGCACGGTGATCACGCGGCTGCCGCCGAACGTGTACACGGCGCTGAGCAGGGCCGTGGCCGCGGCCATGgccagcgccgcgccgcgggcgccgacCTACTCCATCCTGGACACCTGCTTCCGGGGCTCCGCCGCGGGGCTGCGCGTCCCGCGCGTGGACATGgcgttcgccggcggcgcgacgcTGGCGCTGTCCCCCGGGAACGTGCTCATCGACGTCGACGACTCCACGACGTGCCTGGCGTTCGCGCCGACCGGCGGCACGGCGATCATCGGGAACACGCAGCAGCAGACGTTCAGCGTGGTGTACGACGTCGCGCAGTCCAGGatcggcttcgccgccggcggctgcaGCTGA
- the LOC136351097 gene encoding putative disease resistance protein RGA3 produces MLHSCLSSPLRTQTMATASLVFAGKAVATPVISYILNKAFTYLVNYWRTEDMESVKAELLKMLPHVQAVFDAVDWDNIKEQSAALDAWLWQLRDAVEEAEDSLDELAYHRLKEEVKARDEQETSGSVSKLKGKLIRKLTKHVPKNGMLKRLKESVEGLHKAIAGVKDFMGFVNKVGVVNHFMDYELKMKGKQFETSSRSTAIEVFGLEKEKDIMIKWLTEPTGNDPADTNLRIFTIVGHGGFGKTTLAQLIYNEKKVQICFDICIWVSVSSHFDAPSITKSIIEAVSKKTPPANTLEALHAILEDRLISKRFLLILDNVWNDNDMNEWEKLLAPLRIGGTGSIILLTTRMKSVGDMAGYALGLKVQHLKLDGLLEKDILMLFNKHAFRGLSLDCCKNLHPLGEQIVKKISGCPLAAKVIGAHLRDNISYMYWNKILQEDLQNLQLGMDGVMKVLRLSYHHLPANLQLCFRYCSIFPQGYRFGKKELVEMWLGSGMILQTTDETKTLEDIGGQCLDQLTRKSFFEFTSKERDGVVLEEHYAMHDVLHDLAQVVSSGECLRIGGIRSMKIAKTVRHLSVKIVDSAHLKELFHLNNLRSLVIEFVGDDPSMNYSITFDEILKSFRSLRLLCVTAKCWFDMPGAVSKLIHLRYISLLSTKRSFLVSMHKRFTLYHLETLKIMEYSEGKMLKLNGLSNLVCLRNLHVPYDTISSIPRIGKLTCLEYLNAFSVQKRIGHTVCELKNLSQLHHLRLRDIQNVGSCKEVLDANLKDKKHMRTFSLHWSSHEVIAENSFIPRMSKFN; encoded by the exons ATGCTTCATTCTTGTCTCTCTTCCCCCCTTCGTACACAAACTATGGCTACTGCTTCTCTCGTTTTTGCAGGCAAAGCGGTTGCAACACCAGTTATCTCATATATTTTGAACAAGGCCTTCACTTATCTGGTTAATTACTGGAGGACCGAGGACATGGAATCTGTGAAAGCAGAGCTTCTCAAGATGCTACCTCATGTCCAAGCAGTATTTGATGCTGTTGATTGGGATAACATTAAAGAGCAGAGCGCAGCGCTGGATGCATGGCTGTGGCAACTCAGGGATGCCGTTGAGGAAGCTGAGGATTCACTCGATGAGTTGGCTTACCACAGGTTGAAGGAAGAAGTTAAAGCCCGTGATGAACAAGAGACGAGTGGCAGTGTCTCGAAGCTAAAAGGGAAACTTATCAGGAAGCTCACTAAGCATGTCCCTAAGAATGGCATGTTGAAGAGGTTGAAGGAATCTGTTGAAGGGTTGCATAAGGCAATTGCTGGTGTAAAAGATTTCATGGGTTTTGTGAATAAGGTTGGTGTTGTTAATCACTTCATGGATTATGAGCTGAAAATGAAGGGTAAGCAGTTTGAAACAAGCTCAAGGTCGACAGCGATTGAGGTTTTTGGCTTGGAGAAGGAGAAAGACATCATGATCAAATGGCTCACCGAACCAACAGGTAATGATCCTGCAGATACCAATCTCCGCATTTTTACCATTGTAGGACATGGTGGTTTTGGGAAGACAACTTTAGCTCAGCTCATTTATAATGAGAAGAAAGTGCAAATTTGTTTTGACATATGCATATGGGTATCTGTGTCTAGTCATTTTGATGCACCGTCAATAACAAAAAGTATCATTGAGGCAGTTTCAAAAAAGACCCCTCCAGCCAACACACTGGAAGCTCTGCATGCCATCCTTGAAGATAGGTTAATCTCTAAGAGATTTTTGCTTATTTTGGACAATGTTTGGAATGACAATGATATGAATGAGTGGGAGAAATTATTAGCTCCCCTCAGAATTGGTGGAACTGGGAGCATTATTTTGCTTACGACCCGGATGAAGTCGGTAGGAGATATGGCTGGTTATGCCCTTGGACTCAAGGTGCAACATCTGAAATTAGATGGTTTACTAGAGAAAGATATTCTGATGCTGTTCAACAAGCATGCATTTCGCGGTCTCAGTCTTGATTGCTGCAAAAACTTACACCCACTTGGTGAACAGATTGTGAAAAAGATTAGCGGGTGTCCCTTAGCAGCCAAGGTTATAGGTGCACATTTAAGGGATAATATTAGTTATATGTACTGGAATAAAATTTTGCAAGAAGACTTACAGAACTTACAACTAGGGATGGATGGTGTCATGAAGGTCCTTAGATTAAGCTACCATCATTTACCTGCAAACCTGCAGCTGTGCTTTCGATATTGTAGTATATTTCCACAAGGGTACAGATTTGGGAAGAAAGAGCTGGTCGAGATGTGGTTGGGTTCAGGGATGATTTTGCAAACTACAGATGAAACAAAAACTCTAGAGGATATTGGAGGGCAATGTTTGGACCAGTTGACAAGAAAATCTTTCTTTGAGTTCACATCAAAAGAAAGGGATGGAGTAGTTCTTGAAGAGCATTACGCTATGCATGACGTATTGCATGATTTGGCACAAGTTGTGTCTTCTGGTGAATGCTTGAGGATTGGAGGTATTAGATCAATGAAGATTGCAAAAACAGTTCGCCACCTGTCTGTCAAAATAGTAGATTCAGCTCATCTCAAGGAGCTCTTCCATCTTAACAACTTACGCAGTTTAGTTATTGAATTTGTCGGAGATGACCCCAGTATGAATTATTCAATTACATTTGATGAAATTTTGAAAAGTTTTAGAAGCCTGCGCCTACTGTGCGTAACTGCTAAATGCTGGTTTGACATGCCTGGTGCTGTTTCGAAGCTAATACACCTTCGCTACATCTCCTTGCTTAGCACCAAAAGATCTTTCCTTGTGTCAATGCATAAGCGGTTCACTCTTTACCATCTAGAAACACTGAAGATTATGGAGTATTCAGAAGGGAAAATGCTCAAACTAAATGGCCTGAGCAATCTAGTATGCTTGAGAAATTTGCATGTTCCTTATGACACCATTTCCTCAATACCTCGAATAGGGAAACTTACATGTCTTGAATATTTAAATGCATTTAGTGTCCAGAAAAGAATTGGACACACTGTGTGTGAACTAAAGAATTTGTCACAACTTCATCATCTTCGACTGCGAGATATTCAGAATGTTGGGTCATGCAAAGAAGTTTTGGATGCTAACTTGAAGGATAAGAAACATATGAGGACATTTTCTTTGCATTGGTCTTCTCACGAGGTTATTGCAGAAAAT TCATTCATTCCAAGAATGTCCAAGTTCAATTGA